From Cecembia calidifontis, one genomic window encodes:
- the araD1 gene encoding AraD1 family protein: MHSKNFTSNALLLMRIVQFRNKDNSTHVGLVEGERLRLLNEVTSTYALTQKVFESGKTLLELVDMLAGDVTISYQPLLDHKQVLLPLMHPDPYRCWVTGTGLTHLGSAASRDEMHQKLKGSDPDELTDSMKMFRMGLENGRMLNGKPGVQPEWFYKGNGLSVVPTGHELVSPAFALDGGEEPELAGLYVIDPDGNPFRLGFAVGNEFSDHKMEKINYLYLAHSKLRMSAYGPEILISELPDHLVGLSRILRGEKVVWQKEFLTGQANMSHNIVNLEHHHFKYDLFRQPGDVHVHYFGTSVVSFADGIEVQHGDRFEISIPELGKPLINTLRQV; the protein is encoded by the coding sequence GTGCATTCAAAAAATTTCACATCCAATGCCCTTTTACTCATGAGAATTGTCCAGTTTAGAAATAAAGATAACTCCACACATGTCGGCTTGGTGGAAGGTGAGCGCTTAAGGCTTTTAAACGAGGTGACCAGCACCTATGCTTTGACGCAAAAGGTATTTGAATCAGGGAAAACACTTTTAGAATTAGTGGATATGTTGGCAGGGGATGTAACCATAAGCTACCAGCCCCTTTTGGACCACAAGCAAGTATTATTGCCGCTTATGCATCCAGACCCATATCGTTGCTGGGTCACAGGAACAGGCCTTACCCACTTGGGTTCCGCTGCTTCCCGTGATGAAATGCACCAAAAATTGAAAGGAAGCGACCCTGATGAGCTGACAGATTCCATGAAGATGTTCCGGATGGGACTGGAAAACGGTAGAATGTTAAACGGGAAGCCAGGCGTACAACCGGAGTGGTTTTACAAGGGAAATGGACTGTCTGTAGTACCCACAGGTCATGAATTGGTTTCTCCGGCTTTTGCACTTGACGGGGGAGAGGAGCCTGAATTAGCAGGCCTGTATGTGATAGATCCGGATGGAAATCCATTTAGGCTTGGATTCGCAGTAGGAAATGAGTTTTCTGACCATAAAATGGAGAAAATCAATTACCTGTATTTGGCACATTCCAAATTAAGGATGAGTGCTTATGGCCCTGAAATACTGATTTCAGAGCTGCCGGATCATTTGGTAGGTTTAAGCCGTATTCTAAGAGGGGAAAAGGTGGTATGGCAGAAAGAGTTTCTTACGGGCCAAGCCAATATGAGCCACAATATCGTTAACCTGGAGCACCATCACTTCAAATATGACTTGTTTAGGCAGCCTGGAGATGTGCACGTACACTATTTTGGCACATCTGTGGTAAGCTTTGCAGATGGTATCGAGGTCCAACATGGAGATAGGTTTGAAATTTCCATTCCGGAACTCGGAAAACCACTCATCAACACACTGAGACAGGTATAA